Proteins from one Acidihalobacter prosperus genomic window:
- a CDS encoding aldo/keto reductase, which translates to MTTDPAAHALLPGYANAKATQAYAQAHIEAGDAAEGHYSDFLRVRMRLSSLGVGTFGGSAEPAVDARIAAAVAEALIKGVNVIDTGAHYRYGRSLAAVGAGIRAAVAQGVPREAMFLMSKGGFLTLRGGPPADMAGWFEREIVAAGLGTRDDLAKGAHLLTPEYINYQLELSRHLMGVETLDAFLVDQPEVHIPEIGKEATHRKLASVFEVLERAVQEKRLRVYGISTYDGLRVETDDPKFESLTAMIGLAEGAAQRVTGDEHARHHFKIAMLPFNQVMSEGFTRFNTATGQGNIASPLQAAYQLEVYVMASHTLFKGHLAQQSVGPVAECMPELANPAQRAMQFNRSTPGLGTSLVGLSTPEHLADLLAAARVPPMPRKAYLAMYQKA; encoded by the coding sequence GTGACCACCGATCCTGCCGCCCACGCATTGCTGCCCGGCTATGCCAACGCCAAGGCGACCCAGGCCTACGCCCAGGCCCACATCGAGGCCGGCGACGCCGCCGAGGGACATTACAGCGATTTCCTGCGCGTGCGCATGCGTCTGTCCAGCCTCGGCGTGGGTACCTTCGGTGGCAGCGCCGAGCCGGCGGTGGATGCGCGCATCGCGGCGGCGGTTGCCGAAGCGTTGATCAAGGGCGTCAACGTCATCGATACCGGCGCGCATTACCGCTACGGTCGTTCGCTGGCCGCGGTCGGTGCCGGTATCCGCGCCGCCGTGGCACAGGGCGTGCCGCGCGAAGCCATGTTCCTGATGTCCAAGGGCGGCTTCCTGACCCTGCGGGGCGGGCCGCCCGCCGACATGGCCGGCTGGTTCGAGCGCGAGATCGTCGCCGCCGGTCTGGGTACGCGCGACGACCTGGCCAAGGGCGCGCACCTGCTGACTCCGGAGTACATCAACTATCAGCTCGAATTGTCGCGTCATCTCATGGGCGTGGAAACGCTTGATGCCTTCCTGGTCGATCAGCCCGAGGTGCATATCCCGGAAATCGGCAAGGAAGCGACGCACCGCAAGCTGGCCTCCGTGTTCGAAGTGCTCGAGCGCGCGGTGCAGGAAAAACGGCTGCGGGTCTACGGCATCAGTACCTACGACGGGCTGCGCGTGGAGACCGACGACCCGAAATTCGAGTCGTTGACCGCCATGATCGGTCTGGCCGAGGGCGCCGCGCAGCGGGTCACCGGCGACGAGCACGCGCGTCATCATTTCAAGATCGCGATGCTGCCCTTCAATCAGGTGATGTCCGAAGGGTTCACGCGCTTCAATACCGCCACGGGGCAGGGCAATATCGCTTCCCCGCTGCAGGCGGCCTATCAACTCGAGGTTTATGTAATGGCCAGTCATACCCTGTTCAAGGGGCATCTGGCGCAGCAGTCGGTGGGGCCGGTGGCGGAATGCATGCCGGAGCTTGCCAATCCGGCGCAGCGCGCCATGCAGTTCAACCGTTCGACGCCCGGACTCGGCACCTCGCTGGTCGGCCTCAGCACGCCAGAGCATCTCGCGGATCTGCTGGCGGCCGCGCGGGTACCGCCGATGCCGCGCAAGGCCTATCTGGCCATGTACCAGAAGGCCTGA
- a CDS encoding nitric oxide reductase activation protein NorD, with product MSSTALSEAEALVRCEEVLQHLEGISFVAQRDARAALPSLEGADVKTRLYWLEAARDLFFHDREAGKAFMRRTPDLVALWPDVQCWTEQALAFREWVNSWYALDGYLAQAGRIYAEWGEAGERGWYEAGLRWCARSIEDGRTYFEADYARLADGEGLAGIEALMAPAERLYDARRLTLETYLPGALVARNVVGTPGLEPWARRGADLMQSGRSRGEAYFRLANEEGLRYLLDELPGYRPRQHSRFLQMLLLAWFDELIPLADSDWRPGKGPPMMLCDGRSLLMPAVLEDRDEAIVAALHTAAHLRFDTYAREEIEALFEARGMTHPPLDDDQRMTWRPLFAEYGERLFRFQVLFDLCEDIRVDCRLGARVPGYFSRLARLLDRAETPDGAAGHFHAFACAQLRALVEGEGLDDRLRALTADDARLLDAYTAAAALFADPSFPELGMAERDLAYPPAHGLNTGPAVYPRPRYEVLHDAPHADAYAANKATRERQREDQPQQAPGQRQDDPDADINLPRENTSGSGGRIGAGIPMPAKHISGRGATREAPPGGIPYPEWDYREQRYLHDWARVHESRLTETAAKRAGRILEAHAGVLKRLRAALEMQRPTRPAPQRRQPDGDELDMEATVAYVTEKRAGLSPEGMIYRRRAAQHRDTAVLLLADLSTSIMARHPGGQGKVIDRIRSGLILFSEAITSLGDHYAICGFASKHHDNVNYYVVKDFAEPADGELNARLAALSGRLASRMGAAIRHSVKRFAGVDAHHRLLLMLTDGRPADYDDGGDPRYLNDDTRMAMKEARDAGIHPFCITLDPRGGEYLPAIFGPGHFTLIDRVDELPARLPEIYLRLRR from the coding sequence ATGAGTAGTACGGCTCTGAGCGAAGCCGAGGCGCTGGTCCGCTGCGAAGAGGTGCTGCAGCACCTGGAAGGCATCAGTTTCGTGGCCCAGCGCGATGCGCGCGCGGCGCTGCCGTCGCTGGAAGGCGCGGACGTGAAGACGCGGCTTTACTGGCTGGAGGCCGCGCGCGACCTGTTTTTCCATGACCGCGAGGCCGGCAAGGCCTTCATGCGCCGCACGCCCGACCTGGTCGCGTTGTGGCCCGATGTGCAGTGCTGGACCGAACAGGCGCTCGCCTTCCGCGAATGGGTCAATTCCTGGTATGCCCTTGACGGCTATCTGGCCCAGGCCGGACGCATCTATGCGGAGTGGGGCGAGGCCGGCGAGCGGGGCTGGTACGAAGCGGGACTGCGCTGGTGCGCGCGTAGCATCGAGGACGGCCGGACCTACTTCGAGGCGGATTACGCGCGCCTGGCCGACGGCGAGGGACTGGCCGGCATCGAGGCGCTGATGGCGCCGGCCGAACGGCTCTACGACGCCCGCCGCCTGACCCTGGAAACCTATCTGCCCGGCGCGCTGGTTGCGCGCAACGTGGTGGGCACGCCGGGCCTGGAACCTTGGGCGCGCCGCGGCGCCGATCTGATGCAGTCCGGCCGCTCGCGCGGCGAGGCCTATTTCCGTCTGGCCAACGAGGAGGGGCTGCGTTACCTGCTGGACGAGCTGCCGGGGTACCGCCCGCGTCAGCACAGCCGCTTCCTGCAGATGCTGCTGCTGGCCTGGTTCGACGAGCTGATCCCGCTGGCAGACAGCGACTGGCGCCCCGGCAAGGGGCCGCCGATGATGCTCTGCGACGGCCGCTCGCTGCTGATGCCGGCGGTGCTGGAAGACCGCGACGAGGCCATCGTCGCCGCCCTGCATACGGCGGCGCATCTGCGCTTCGACACCTATGCGCGCGAGGAGATCGAGGCCCTGTTCGAGGCGCGCGGCATGACCCATCCGCCGCTCGACGACGATCAGCGCATGACCTGGCGGCCCTTGTTCGCGGAATACGGCGAACGCCTGTTCCGCTTCCAGGTGTTGTTCGATCTCTGCGAGGATATCCGCGTCGACTGCCGCCTGGGTGCGCGGGTGCCCGGCTATTTCAGCCGTCTCGCCCGTCTGCTCGATCGGGCCGAGACGCCGGACGGCGCCGCCGGCCATTTCCATGCGTTTGCTTGCGCGCAGTTGCGCGCTCTAGTCGAGGGCGAAGGGCTCGATGACCGTCTGCGCGCGTTGACCGCGGACGACGCCCGGCTGCTCGATGCCTATACTGCGGCCGCGGCGCTGTTCGCCGATCCGTCCTTCCCCGAGCTGGGTATGGCCGAGCGGGATCTGGCCTATCCGCCCGCGCATGGCCTCAATACGGGGCCGGCGGTGTATCCCAGGCCGCGTTACGAGGTGCTGCACGACGCGCCCCACGCCGATGCCTACGCCGCCAACAAGGCCACGCGCGAGCGTCAGCGCGAGGATCAGCCGCAGCAGGCGCCTGGCCAGCGACAGGACGATCCGGACGCCGACATCAATCTGCCGCGCGAGAATACCTCTGGCAGCGGCGGTCGCATCGGCGCCGGCATTCCGATGCCGGCCAAGCACATCAGCGGTCGTGGCGCGACGCGCGAGGCTCCGCCCGGCGGCATTCCGTATCCGGAGTGGGATTATCGCGAACAACGCTACCTGCACGACTGGGCGCGGGTGCACGAATCGCGGTTGACGGAAACGGCCGCCAAGCGCGCGGGCCGCATCCTTGAGGCGCATGCTGGTGTGCTCAAGCGCTTGCGCGCGGCGCTCGAAATGCAGCGCCCGACCCGTCCCGCGCCGCAGCGGCGACAGCCGGACGGCGACGAGCTCGACATGGAGGCGACCGTCGCCTACGTGACCGAGAAGCGCGCGGGCCTGTCGCCGGAGGGCATGATCTACCGCCGCCGGGCCGCGCAGCATCGCGACACGGCGGTGCTGCTGCTCGCGGATCTTTCGACCTCGATCATGGCGCGTCATCCCGGTGGCCAGGGCAAGGTGATCGATCGTATCCGTTCTGGACTGATCCTGTTCTCCGAGGCGATTACCAGCCTGGGCGATCATTACGCGATCTGCGGTTTCGCCTCCAAGCACCACGACAACGTCAATTACTACGTGGTCAAGGATTTTGCCGAGCCCGCCGACGGCGAGCTCAACGCGCGGCTGGCGGCGCTGTCCGGCCGTCTGGCCAGCCGCATGGGTGCGGCAATCCGCCATTCCGTGAAACGCTTCGCCGGCGTCGACGCCCATCACCGGCTGCTGCTCATGCTCACCGACGGCAGACCGGCCGACTACGACGACGGCGGCGATCCCCGCTATCTCAACGACGATACGCGCATGGCGATGAAGGAAGCCCGCGATGCGGGCATCCATCCCTTCTGCATCACGCTCGATCCCCGTGGCGGGGAATACCTGCCGGCCATCTTCGGCCCGGGGCATTTCACCCTGATCGATCGCGTGGACGAACTCCCCGCGCGACTGCCGGAAATCTACCTGAGGCTACGCCGATGA
- a CDS encoding glutamate decarboxylase, translated as MVKKLLPDAALAPTYGSRAMSEPVPKYALPEGELPSQTAYQLIHDELMLDGNARLNLATFVTTWMEPEAERLMAETFDKNMIDKDEYPQTAEIETRCVNMIARLFNAPDDGAAVGVSAIGSSEAVMLAGMALKWRWRARREAAGQPAAKPNLILGANVQVVWEKFCRYWEVEPRYIPMREGRYVITPEEVVERIDENTIGVVAILGTTFTGEFEPIEAIHDAVVAHNAAHGLAVPLHIDAASGGFVAPFIHPDLRWDFRLPNVVSINASGHKYGLVYPGVGWAVWRDQEHLPEDLVFHVNYLGGDMPTFTLNFSRPGNQIVGQYYNFLRLGRAGYTRIMTTLREVATELSAKIAGLGPFELLSDGSSIPVFAFRLKDASRYSVYDVSERLRVRGWQVPAYTLPPDAESVAVLRVVVREGFSRDMADLLLADLAQVVADLDAAPPAQPRQADGHFHHG; from the coding sequence ATGGTCAAGAAACTGCTGCCCGACGCCGCCCTGGCGCCCACCTACGGCTCCCGCGCCATGTCCGAACCGGTGCCCAAATACGCCCTGCCGGAAGGCGAGCTGCCGTCGCAGACGGCCTACCAGCTGATCCACGACGAACTCATGCTCGACGGCAACGCGCGCCTCAATCTCGCCACCTTCGTCACCACCTGGATGGAACCGGAGGCCGAGCGGCTGATGGCCGAGACCTTCGACAAGAACATGATCGACAAGGACGAGTACCCGCAGACCGCGGAGATCGAGACGCGCTGCGTCAACATGATCGCGCGGCTGTTCAACGCGCCCGACGACGGTGCGGCGGTGGGCGTGTCGGCGATCGGCTCCAGCGAGGCGGTGATGCTCGCCGGCATGGCGCTCAAGTGGCGCTGGCGTGCGCGCCGCGAGGCCGCAGGCCAGCCGGCTGCCAAACCCAACCTGATCCTCGGCGCCAACGTGCAGGTGGTGTGGGAGAAGTTCTGCCGCTACTGGGAGGTCGAGCCGCGCTACATCCCCATGCGCGAGGGACGCTACGTGATCACGCCCGAGGAAGTGGTCGAGCGCATCGACGAGAACACCATCGGCGTGGTCGCCATCCTCGGCACCACCTTCACCGGCGAGTTCGAGCCGATCGAGGCCATCCACGACGCCGTGGTCGCGCACAACGCGGCGCACGGGCTGGCCGTGCCGCTGCACATCGACGCCGCCAGCGGCGGCTTCGTCGCGCCCTTCATCCACCCCGATCTGCGCTGGGACTTCCGTCTGCCCAACGTGGTCTCGATCAACGCCTCGGGCCACAAGTACGGGCTGGTCTACCCCGGCGTCGGCTGGGCCGTGTGGCGCGACCAGGAGCACCTGCCCGAGGACCTCGTGTTCCACGTCAACTATCTCGGCGGCGACATGCCGACCTTCACCCTCAACTTCTCGCGCCCCGGCAACCAGATCGTCGGCCAGTACTACAACTTCCTGCGCCTCGGCCGCGCCGGCTACACGCGCATCATGACCACGCTGCGCGAGGTCGCCACCGAGCTGTCGGCGAAGATCGCCGGCCTCGGCCCGTTCGAACTGCTCAGCGACGGATCGAGCATCCCGGTGTTCGCCTTCCGGCTGAAGGACGCCTCGCGCTATTCCGTGTACGACGTGTCCGAGCGCCTGCGCGTACGCGGCTGGCAGGTACCCGCCTACACCCTACCGCCGGACGCCGAAAGCGTCGCCGTACTGCGTGTGGTGGTGCGCGAGGGCTTCTCGCGCGACATGGCGGACCTGCTGCTCGCCGACCTCGCCCAGGTGGTCGCGGATCTCGACGCCGCCCCGCCCGCCCAACCCAGACAGGCCGACGGGCATTTCCACCACGGCTGA
- a CDS encoding endonuclease MutS2 — protein sequence MYADLKPLEFNAIRRLLERLSATPYGADAARGLEPAPDLEVARRMQRSVDAARALLDAGRRPPLGALPDIRAALRQASTVGASLSGQALFNVQAVMAACDKLADALREDAAIFPGRLEDLRPPAALVERLERTLVGAGTLRDDANEALVTLFGERRQLRDEAESVVRQRMQREDVRALFEDGEKVGWQNERAVVVVRATEAERIKGVRRGSAMGGRDVAIEPMEAVPVNNRLEAVMGRIGTEQQRLFRDVTAQVREHVEALQAMLSALTWIDLALAAGRLSQAMNAHAPRLSDRAEVELNEAYHPLLLAQFVDGSGPRPVPLTVRLDARDRLLVITGPNTGGKTVALKTLGLLVAMAYCGLHIPAERDCVIGCYARLIVDVGDHQSLHHHLSTFAGHVEVLKRVLEEADGSTLVLLDELGTGTDPEEGAALAMAVLDELGARGVQGVVNTHLSPLKEYAADREGLRNASMHFDAQTMRPTYELRIGVPGKSLGLIIAEQNGLPSALVAGARAHLQRLAAGHD from the coding sequence ATGTACGCCGATCTCAAGCCGCTCGAATTCAACGCCATTCGCCGCCTGCTGGAGCGCCTGAGCGCGACGCCCTACGGCGCCGACGCCGCGCGCGGCCTGGAGCCTGCGCCCGACCTTGAGGTGGCGCGACGCATGCAGCGTTCGGTGGATGCCGCGCGCGCGCTGCTCGATGCCGGGCGTCGCCCGCCACTGGGCGCGCTGCCGGACATTCGCGCGGCGCTGCGCCAGGCCTCGACCGTCGGCGCCTCGCTGTCCGGGCAGGCGCTGTTCAACGTGCAGGCCGTGATGGCCGCCTGTGACAAACTGGCCGACGCACTGCGCGAGGATGCGGCGATTTTTCCGGGTCGGTTGGAAGACTTGCGTCCGCCCGCAGCGCTGGTCGAGCGGCTCGAACGCACGCTGGTCGGCGCCGGTACCCTGCGCGACGATGCCAACGAGGCGCTGGTGACCTTGTTCGGGGAACGCCGCCAACTGCGCGATGAGGCCGAGTCGGTGGTGCGCCAACGCATGCAGCGCGAGGATGTCCGCGCCCTGTTCGAAGACGGCGAGAAGGTCGGCTGGCAGAACGAGCGCGCCGTGGTCGTGGTGCGTGCGACGGAGGCGGAGCGTATCAAGGGCGTGCGTCGCGGCAGTGCGATGGGCGGGCGCGACGTGGCGATCGAGCCGATGGAGGCGGTGCCGGTCAACAATCGTCTGGAGGCCGTGATGGGGCGTATCGGCACCGAACAGCAGCGCCTGTTCCGCGACGTGACGGCACAGGTGCGCGAACACGTGGAGGCACTCCAGGCCATGCTGTCCGCGTTGACCTGGATCGATCTGGCGCTGGCCGCCGGGCGCCTCAGCCAAGCGATGAACGCGCACGCGCCACGCCTGAGCGACCGCGCCGAGGTCGAGCTTAACGAAGCCTATCACCCGTTGCTGCTGGCCCAATTCGTCGACGGCAGCGGCCCGCGGCCGGTGCCGCTGACGGTACGGCTGGACGCGCGCGACCGCCTGCTGGTCATCACCGGGCCGAATACCGGCGGCAAGACCGTGGCGCTCAAGACCCTGGGGCTGCTCGTCGCCATGGCCTATTGCGGTCTGCATATCCCCGCGGAGCGCGATTGCGTGATCGGGTGCTATGCGCGCCTGATCGTGGATGTCGGCGATCATCAGAGCCTGCATCATCACCTGTCCACCTTTGCCGGTCACGTCGAGGTGCTCAAACGGGTGCTTGAAGAGGCCGACGGCAGCACGCTGGTGCTGCTCGACGAGCTGGGCACCGGCACCGATCCGGAAGAGGGCGCCGCATTGGCCATGGCGGTGCTCGACGAACTCGGCGCGCGCGGGGTACAGGGCGTAGTCAACACCCATCTGTCGCCGCTCAAGGAATACGCTGCCGACCGGGAGGGCTTGCGCAACGCGTCGATGCATTTCGATGCGCAAACCATGCGCCCGACCTACGAACTGCGTATTGGCGTGCCGGGCAAGTCGCTCGGGCTGATCATCGCCGAGCAGAACGGGTTGCCGTCCGCGCTGGTGGCCGGCGCGCGCGCTCACCTGCAACGTCTGGCGGCCGGACATGACTGA
- a CDS encoding acetoin utilization protein AcuC: protein MTAPTAGSPRAVLIAAARYRRHSYGNNHPLDIPRVSLMLDVIRSYGALDEGEYVESRRASVAELEWFHTREYVSAMQRCEAMGKVIDVYRQQHNIGNLENPYFRDFFATPATATGGSIQGAEQLLAGRVAFSPAGGMHHAMPDRAQGFCYFNDAALAVIRLRRAGLRVLYVDIDAHHGDGVEHALRGDPGAFTLSLHMDTDKAYPFAGGRIEDTGGCANAVNLPLPPGTHDDEYRHAFARVWPAVMEAVRPDAVVLQAGTDPIMPDPLGKFRLSTQAFLEVAARIQADAPRHADGTPRLLVIGGGGYHPLVLARCWAGLWGQLSGRTLPVEMPEKAQALLAEVRWGAEDPEDDDEAEQIERAGTPYRELLSRRLDRPQTGPVRADIVERVDRLLDGHPAFRVSRGRRDTCC, encoded by the coding sequence ATGACCGCGCCGACCGCCGGATCGCCGCGAGCGGTGCTCATCGCCGCGGCGCGTTATCGCCGCCACAGCTACGGCAACAATCACCCGCTGGACATCCCGCGGGTGTCGCTGATGCTCGACGTGATCCGCAGCTACGGGGCGCTGGACGAAGGCGAGTACGTGGAATCCAGACGTGCCTCTGTGGCCGAGCTGGAGTGGTTCCACACGCGAGAATACGTGTCGGCCATGCAGCGTTGCGAGGCCATGGGCAAGGTGATCGACGTCTATCGCCAGCAGCACAACATCGGTAACCTCGAGAACCCCTATTTCCGCGATTTCTTCGCCACCCCCGCAACCGCCACCGGCGGCAGCATCCAGGGTGCCGAGCAGCTGCTCGCAGGACGGGTGGCCTTCAGCCCCGCCGGCGGGATGCATCACGCCATGCCAGATCGCGCGCAGGGCTTCTGTTATTTCAACGATGCCGCGCTGGCGGTCATCCGTCTGCGCCGTGCCGGCCTGCGCGTGCTTTACGTCGATATCGACGCGCACCACGGCGACGGCGTCGAGCACGCGCTGCGCGGCGACCCCGGCGCCTTCACCCTGTCGCTGCACATGGATACCGACAAGGCCTATCCCTTTGCCGGCGGGCGCATCGAGGATACCGGCGGCTGCGCCAACGCCGTCAACCTGCCGCTGCCACCCGGCACCCATGACGACGAATATCGCCATGCATTCGCGCGGGTGTGGCCTGCGGTGATGGAAGCGGTGCGGCCTGATGCAGTGGTGCTGCAGGCCGGTACCGACCCGATCATGCCCGATCCGCTCGGCAAGTTCCGGTTGTCGACCCAGGCCTTCCTCGAAGTGGCCGCCCGCATCCAGGCCGACGCGCCGCGACATGCCGACGGCACGCCGCGGCTGCTGGTCATCGGCGGCGGCGGCTATCATCCTCTCGTGCTCGCCCGCTGCTGGGCCGGTCTCTGGGGGCAGCTCAGCGGGCGTACGCTGCCGGTCGAAATGCCGGAGAAGGCGCAGGCCCTGCTTGCCGAGGTCCGTTGGGGTGCGGAAGACCCCGAGGACGACGACGAGGCTGAACAGATCGAGCGGGCCGGCACGCCCTATCGAGAACTGCTGAGCCGCCGCCTGGACCGACCGCAGACCGGTCCGGTGCGCGCGGACATCGTCGAGCGGGTCGACCGGCTGCTGGATGGCCATCCCGCTTTCCGTGTCTCAAGAGGCCGCCGCGACACATGCTGCTAG
- a CDS encoding amino acid permease — protein MSEPSAAGTGSRASHLGVVTLTLMTAALFLTLRNMPMMAATGLQMVFFNAVTVFAFLIPIALVSAELATAWPRNGVFHWLEEAFGTQWGFTAVWLQWVQSLFGITSILSYVAASLAYAFDPRLANDRYFIVAVILAVYWAATLANLRGTRASGLISSVCLGAGVLLPSAVLIALAAVYVAQGRPVHLDLAPTLGNWLPLAQPQQSLVLFLSFIFGVVGIEVSASHAREVRDVRRNYPIAVFAAAVLGFVVTLAGGLAVAAVVPKAQLDLVSGSVQALQALFDTWGLGALVPVAALLVALGAAGQVSTWVVGPVKGLWAAGCAGNLPPALQEVNAQGVPRNLLIVQALAMSAVALVFLLVPSVNTAFLLLTSAAVVLYAAMYLMLFAAAIRLRYVEPDAPRPYRVPGGRTWGLWLVAGTGFVTTLACLLIGLLPPGGGVPEGAYAPAMLATLALMLAFPLLLNRWRRPAWAPAAQTE, from the coding sequence ATGTCCGAACCGTCCGCTGCGGGAACCGGGTCCCGCGCATCGCATCTCGGCGTCGTCACACTCACGCTGATGACCGCGGCGCTGTTCCTGACCCTGCGCAACATGCCGATGATGGCCGCGACCGGGTTGCAGATGGTGTTCTTCAACGCGGTCACGGTATTCGCATTTCTGATTCCCATCGCCCTGGTCTCGGCGGAGCTGGCCACCGCCTGGCCGCGCAACGGCGTATTCCACTGGCTCGAGGAGGCCTTCGGCACGCAGTGGGGCTTCACCGCGGTCTGGTTGCAGTGGGTGCAGAGCCTGTTCGGCATCACCTCGATCCTGTCCTACGTCGCCGCCAGCCTGGCCTACGCCTTCGACCCGCGGCTCGCGAACGACCGCTATTTCATCGTTGCGGTGATCCTCGCCGTGTACTGGGCGGCGACGTTGGCCAACCTGCGCGGCACGCGCGCCTCGGGGCTGATCTCCAGCGTGTGCCTGGGCGCCGGCGTGCTGCTGCCGAGTGCGGTGCTGATCGCCCTCGCCGCGGTCTACGTCGCACAGGGTCGTCCCGTGCATCTCGACCTCGCGCCGACGCTCGGCAACTGGCTGCCGCTCGCCCAGCCGCAGCAGTCGCTGGTGCTGTTCCTGAGCTTCATCTTCGGCGTGGTCGGCATCGAGGTCTCGGCCAGCCATGCCCGCGAGGTGCGCGACGTGCGCCGCAACTATCCCATCGCCGTGTTCGCCGCCGCCGTGCTCGGCTTCGTCGTCACCCTCGCCGGCGGGCTGGCGGTCGCCGCGGTGGTGCCCAAGGCACAGCTCGACCTCGTGTCCGGCAGCGTACAGGCACTGCAGGCGCTGTTCGACACCTGGGGGCTGGGCGCGCTGGTGCCGGTCGCCGCGCTGCTGGTCGCCCTCGGCGCTGCCGGGCAGGTCAGCACCTGGGTGGTCGGCCCGGTCAAGGGCCTGTGGGCCGCCGGCTGTGCGGGCAACCTGCCGCCCGCGCTGCAGGAGGTGAACGCGCAGGGCGTACCGCGCAACCTGCTGATCGTGCAGGCGCTGGCCATGAGCGCGGTGGCGCTGGTGTTCCTGCTGGTGCCCTCGGTCAACACCGCGTTCCTGCTGCTCACCTCGGCGGCGGTGGTGCTGTATGCCGCCATGTACCTGATGCTGTTCGCCGCCGCCATTCGCCTGCGCTACGTCGAACCCGACGCCCCGCGCCCCTACCGCGTGCCCGGCGGGCGCACCTGGGGCCTGTGGCTGGTGGCCGGCACCGGCTTCGTCACCACCCTCGCCTGCCTGCTCATCGGCCTGCTGCCGCCCGGCGGCGGCGTGCCCGAAGGCGCCTACGCCCCCGCCATGCTCGCTACCCTCGCGCTGATGCTCGCCTTTCCCCTGCTGCTCAATCGCTGGCGCCGCCCTGCCTGGGCGCCCGCCGCGCAAACGGAGTGA
- a CDS encoding DUF4332 domain-containing protein codes for MTVSIGKLRGMNAGLAEKLKKGGITNSDKLLDSAATPVGRKRLAADTGASERDILELANRADLARIKGVAGVFGDLLEHAGVDTVKELATRRPDNLHAKMSEVNDQQKVAGRSPTRAEVESWVAEAKRIGGRLQY; via the coding sequence ATGACCGTATCCATCGGCAAACTGCGCGGCATGAACGCAGGCCTGGCGGAAAAACTGAAAAAGGGCGGGATCACCAACTCCGACAAGCTGCTCGACAGCGCGGCCACACCGGTCGGACGCAAGCGGCTGGCAGCGGACACCGGCGCGAGCGAACGCGACATCCTCGAGCTGGCCAACCGCGCCGATCTGGCCCGCATCAAGGGCGTTGCCGGCGTGTTCGGCGATCTGCTGGAGCATGCCGGGGTCGATACCGTCAAGGAGCTGGCCACGCGCCGCCCCGACAACCTGCACGCCAAGATGAGTGAGGTAAACGACCAGCAAAAGGTGGCAGGACGTTCGCCCACGCGCGCCGAGGTCGAAAGCTGGGTGGCCGAAGCCAAGCGGATCGGCGGCCGGCTGCAGTACTAG